The proteins below come from a single Halomonas binhaiensis genomic window:
- a CDS encoding efflux RND transporter permease subunit, giving the protein MNFANFFIKRPIFATVLALILTIIGAMSMRVLPIEQYPSVVPPTVSVSATFPGADAETVAQTVAAPLAEAINGVENMIYMTSTSSDNGTMSLSVAFDIGTDGDINTINVNNKVQGALSQLPEAVQQQGVTVELSSSSILMLVALISPQGDYDNIYMQNYATLNILDELRQLPGVGEAEVLGGGEFAMRIWMDPNKLAEYDLTPSEVATAIRSQNTEVPAGSLASTPIDNPRAFTYTITAGGRLASADEFRDILLRTNPDGSALRLKDVARIELGASSYGVDARLNGATMAPIIINQQPGANALETADLVKAKMEELQGRFPPGLEFVTPYDTTLFIDASVETVLHTFIEAFLIVGVILFIFLQNWRFTVIAMSVVPVSVLATFAGFYAFGFSINLLTLFALVLSIGIVVDDAILVVENVERVLSEDEDVTVRQATIQAMKEVGGPVIATSLIMAAIFVPVAFLGGFTGQIYQQFALTIAISVAFSALMALTFTPALSAIFIKHDLHQKESAVMRALRTPLRLFDRFFAGCTHVFMVVVRLLIRAWWLTLVLVALVGVGSWWLYSHTPSTLVPETDQGIVIAAVQLPDSASLARTNEYMRKVSEKIEEFPGVQYSSAIAGYDMLTGSVNTARGVIFINMEPWAERTTSAYDLIGRVMQIGAEVDGGTTLAFNMPPIIGLSTTGGFEGYLQSYGGATPEEIYMASLKVMQKANADPELNQVFSTFSVNVPSYRAEIDQQKALSYGVSLTDLNATLSNTFGNGFVNFFSYQNRNFQVYLQNEAEYRDTPEDINSVYVRGGNGERIPLSEFVTLKRQAAPSVVTRFGVYAAAQFQGGPAPGYSSTQAIQAMDRIVEDTLGSEWGMGWTGTAYQESSQGNAGTIAIVFGLIMVFLILAAQYESWSLPLAVLTATPFAFLGGITGIAMRGLDTSVYVQIGVLVVIGLAAKNAILIVEFAELQRKEMGKTIREAAETAAHLRFRPIVMTSMAFIFGTLPLAIATGASDTSSHHIGTTVAMGMASVAVLGSCFVPSFYAMIATVSHKLFGNKDSEEDKGDKNDEAPVLESPKS; this is encoded by the coding sequence ATGAATTTCGCCAACTTCTTCATCAAGCGACCGATCTTCGCCACGGTCCTGGCGCTGATACTGACGATCATCGGCGCCATGAGCATGCGGGTGCTGCCGATCGAGCAGTACCCGAGCGTGGTGCCGCCGACGGTCTCTGTATCCGCGACCTTCCCGGGCGCGGATGCCGAGACGGTGGCGCAGACCGTGGCAGCCCCCTTGGCTGAAGCCATCAACGGTGTCGAGAACATGATCTACATGACCTCGACCAGTTCCGACAACGGTACGATGAGCCTGTCGGTAGCCTTTGATATCGGAACCGATGGCGATATCAATACCATCAACGTCAACAACAAGGTGCAGGGCGCCCTGTCGCAGTTGCCGGAAGCGGTGCAACAGCAGGGTGTGACCGTGGAGTTGAGTTCCAGCTCCATCCTGATGCTGGTGGCGTTGATTTCTCCTCAGGGGGACTACGACAACATCTACATGCAGAACTACGCGACCCTGAATATCCTCGATGAACTGCGCCAGTTGCCTGGTGTCGGTGAGGCCGAGGTGCTTGGTGGTGGCGAGTTTGCCATGCGTATCTGGATGGACCCGAACAAGCTGGCCGAGTATGACCTGACGCCCAGTGAAGTGGCGACGGCTATCCGTTCCCAGAACACCGAGGTACCGGCAGGTAGCCTGGCGTCCACGCCGATCGATAATCCACGTGCGTTCACCTACACCATCACTGCTGGTGGCCGTCTGGCCAGTGCCGATGAGTTCCGTGACATTCTGCTGCGTACCAATCCGGATGGCTCGGCGTTGCGGCTCAAGGATGTGGCACGTATCGAGCTGGGTGCATCGTCCTATGGGGTTGATGCACGCTTGAATGGGGCCACCATGGCGCCCATCATCATCAACCAGCAGCCCGGGGCCAATGCTCTGGAAACCGCAGACCTGGTCAAGGCCAAGATGGAAGAGCTTCAAGGACGCTTCCCGCCGGGCCTGGAGTTCGTGACGCCTTATGACACCACGCTGTTCATCGACGCATCGGTAGAGACAGTACTGCATACCTTCATTGAAGCGTTCCTGATTGTGGGTGTCATTCTATTCATCTTCCTGCAGAACTGGCGTTTCACGGTAATCGCCATGTCGGTGGTACCGGTCTCGGTGCTGGCTACCTTTGCGGGTTTCTATGCCTTTGGTTTCTCCATCAATCTGTTGACTCTGTTCGCCTTGGTGCTATCGATAGGTATCGTGGTCGATGACGCCATTCTCGTGGTGGAAAACGTCGAACGAGTACTTTCGGAAGATGAAGATGTTACTGTCCGGCAGGCCACCATTCAGGCCATGAAGGAAGTTGGTGGCCCGGTCATCGCAACATCGTTGATCATGGCTGCCATCTTTGTTCCAGTGGCCTTCCTGGGCGGCTTCACCGGGCAGATCTATCAGCAGTTCGCCTTGACCATTGCCATCTCGGTGGCATTCTCGGCGCTGATGGCACTGACCTTCACTCCGGCCTTGTCGGCGATCTTCATCAAGCACGACCTGCATCAGAAAGAGTCGGCGGTCATGCGTGCGCTGCGCACGCCACTGCGTTTGTTCGACCGCTTCTTTGCTGGCTGTACCCATGTGTTCATGGTCGTGGTGAGATTGCTGATCAGGGCATGGTGGTTGACGCTGGTGCTGGTGGCGCTGGTCGGCGTTGGCTCCTGGTGGCTGTATAGCCATACACCGTCGACGCTGGTGCCTGAAACTGACCAGGGGATTGTCATCGCTGCGGTACAGCTTCCGGACTCCGCTTCCTTGGCCCGAACCAATGAGTACATGCGCAAGGTCAGTGAGAAGATCGAAGAATTCCCAGGCGTGCAATATTCTTCGGCCATCGCAGGCTACGACATGCTCACAGGTTCGGTGAACACTGCCCGGGGGGTCATCTTCATCAATATGGAGCCTTGGGCGGAGCGAACCACCTCAGCCTATGACCTGATCGGCCGAGTGATGCAGATCGGGGCGGAAGTGGATGGCGGTACGACGCTGGCCTTCAACATGCCCCCGATCATTGGTCTGTCGACCACAGGTGGTTTTGAAGGCTACCTGCAGTCTTATGGCGGGGCCACGCCGGAAGAGATCTACATGGCCTCGCTCAAGGTGATGCAGAAAGCCAACGCCGATCCCGAGCTGAACCAGGTGTTCTCTACCTTCAGCGTCAATGTGCCGTCTTATCGAGCTGAGATCGATCAACAGAAGGCGCTGAGCTATGGTGTCTCGTTGACCGACCTCAATGCGACTCTGTCGAACACCTTTGGTAACGGTTTCGTCAACTTCTTCAGTTATCAGAACCGTAACTTCCAGGTGTATCTGCAGAATGAGGCGGAGTATCGCGACACGCCTGAGGACATCAACAGCGTTTATGTCCGCGGTGGCAATGGCGAGCGTATCCCGCTGTCCGAGTTCGTGACGCTCAAGCGTCAGGCTGCTCCGTCAGTCGTGACTCGCTTTGGCGTATATGCGGCAGCGCAGTTCCAGGGTGGACCCGCTCCGGGCTACTCGTCGACCCAGGCTATCCAGGCCATGGACCGCATCGTGGAGGACACGCTGGGGTCGGAATGGGGCATGGGCTGGACCGGTACGGCCTATCAGGAAAGCTCCCAGGGTAATGCTGGCACTATTGCCATCGTCTTTGGTCTGATCATGGTGTTCCTGATCCTGGCTGCCCAGTATGAAAGCTGGTCACTGCCTCTGGCGGTACTTACCGCGACACCCTTTGCCTTCCTTGGTGGTATTACGGGGATCGCCATGCGAGGTCTGGATACCAGTGTCTATGTGCAGATCGGGGTGCTGGTGGTCATCGGGTTGGCAGCGAAGAATGCCATTCTGATCGTTGAGTTCGCTGAGCTTCAGCGCAAGGAAATGGGCAAGACCATCCGTGAGGCGGCTGAAACGGCGGCGCACCTGCGTTTCCGTCCGATCGTGATGACCTCCATGGCATTCATCTTTGGTACCTTGCCGCTGGCGATAGCGACAGGTGCCAGTGACACCAGCAGTCACCACATCGGTACGACAGTCGCCATGGGCATGGCATCAGTTGCTGTTCTGGGGAGCTGCTTCGTTCCGTCGTTCTATGCCATGATCGCTACAGTTTCCCATAAGCTGTTCGGCAACAAGGACAGCGAGGAAGACAAAGGCGACAAGAATGACGAGGCTCCGGTCCTGGAGTCGCCCAAGTCCTAA
- a CDS encoding efflux RND transporter periplasmic adaptor subunit, whose protein sequence is MKIAYSRGRPLVVLAAALWLAGCGQDEGQNQGEAGQAPAKPVEVAALERQDVPLDKSYPSKLTSDEEVILVARVTGIIEERRFEPGDVVEKGQSLYSIEPDLYQATVNERKADLESAQAQKARAESDATRYQALANQNSVSRQQLDQALADARVARANVAQAQAALETAQLDLNYAAVKAPVSGLIGLSEVNIGNLVSSGTELTTITPLDPLEVRFQLPQADAFEMRRQLKSQSLSDIKATLEIPGLSGGESGQLQGQMDFLGSRVDPSTSTVQAQAKFANPEGHFLPGQFVRVRLSGMKRYNVLAVPELALTQGLMGPQVYVLDQDNTARARPVQLGEEAGPWQILLDGVKPGERVIVGDPASIQPGMPIDPQPFDGDAAALMKRIQDAKAAAEAKAQGGGAAPAAGAGESQAQDPSQEQAPAAQSGAAEAAPEGNAESSNSDVNAAQQAPMSSGGDSQEAQEAQGEGNE, encoded by the coding sequence ATGAAAATCGCATACTCACGAGGCCGCCCACTGGTGGTCCTGGCGGCAGCGCTATGGCTTGCCGGTTGTGGTCAAGACGAAGGACAGAATCAAGGGGAGGCTGGTCAAGCCCCGGCCAAGCCAGTAGAAGTGGCTGCTCTTGAACGGCAGGATGTTCCACTGGACAAGTCCTACCCCTCCAAGTTGACCAGTGACGAGGAAGTCATTTTGGTCGCGCGTGTTACCGGTATCATCGAGGAAAGACGCTTCGAACCGGGTGATGTTGTGGAAAAAGGGCAAAGCCTGTATTCCATCGAACCGGATCTGTATCAGGCGACCGTGAACGAGCGCAAGGCGGATCTGGAAAGTGCTCAGGCGCAAAAGGCCCGGGCCGAAAGTGATGCAACTCGCTATCAGGCTCTGGCCAACCAGAATTCTGTCAGCCGCCAGCAGCTTGACCAGGCCCTGGCCGATGCACGAGTAGCACGAGCCAATGTGGCTCAGGCTCAGGCAGCCCTGGAAACAGCGCAGCTGGACCTGAACTATGCCGCAGTAAAGGCGCCGGTATCGGGCCTGATTGGATTGAGTGAAGTCAATATCGGCAACCTGGTCAGCTCTGGCACCGAACTGACCACCATCACGCCGCTGGATCCACTGGAAGTACGCTTTCAGTTGCCCCAGGCGGATGCCTTCGAGATGCGTCGTCAGCTCAAGAGCCAATCGCTGTCCGATATCAAGGCAACACTCGAGATTCCTGGGCTGAGCGGTGGTGAGTCGGGTCAGTTGCAGGGCCAGATGGACTTCCTGGGCTCTCGTGTCGATCCTTCGACCAGTACGGTTCAGGCTCAGGCCAAGTTCGCCAATCCCGAGGGACACTTTCTCCCGGGGCAGTTTGTGCGTGTGCGCCTGTCAGGCATGAAGCGCTACAACGTTCTGGCCGTGCCGGAGCTGGCCTTGACCCAAGGGTTGATGGGACCACAGGTTTATGTGCTTGATCAGGATAATACTGCTCGGGCACGCCCTGTGCAGCTTGGCGAAGAAGCTGGGCCATGGCAGATCCTGCTGGATGGTGTCAAACCTGGCGAGCGCGTCATTGTGGGTGACCCTGCCAGCATTCAGCCAGGTATGCCAATTGATCCGCAGCCGTTCGATGGTGATGCTGCTGCCCTGATGAAACGCATCCAAGATGCCAAGGCGGCCGCTGAAGCGAAGGCTCAGGGCGGTGGTGCTGCTCCTGCCGCTGGTGCTGGCGAGAGCCAGGCTCAGGATCCGTCGCAAGAGCAGGCTCCTGCCGCACAATCTGGCGCAGCTGAAGCAGCGCCAGAGGGTAATGCTGAATCCTCCAATAGTGATGTCAATGCCGCGCAACAGGCACCGATGTCCAGTGGTGGGGACAGCCAGGAGGCGCAGGAGGCGCAGGGAGAGGGTAACGAATGA
- a CDS encoding TolC family outer membrane protein, with product MTPSRLDSPAARPNMSRRLLGAMVAALLAGQVQAADLLTITRDALDNNSDLASARATTSGTEENRNVARADLLPQLTASGEVAYNSVFEQQSQKGFSGTVGDDRYTSYGLNLEATQAIYDARNSREVGVAEKQIDQQTYVLAATEQQVLIDTATAYFDILRANDILDARRAQERAIGRQLEQVQEQFDVGLVAITDVEEARATFDQSRADRISAESDLQVAFEALERLTGKRYDSIDKLQDELPIALPTPSSRDAWIDTAIESSPDLLAQKSGVDVAREQVSVSKADRLPVVSGFVNYSYADDDQDYLEDYNSTGQVGVNASLPLYTGGRTSASIRQNTYNLESSQYDFESQRRETIQQVRALYTQVSNDVSTVAARQQTIVSSQSALDATRAGYEVGTRNIVDVLSAEQNLYNAIANYADARYSYVTNLLTLRRQAGVLDEAAIETINQYLQSSGQVTFTLPENNGGTYDAALDIGERPQLEQ from the coding sequence ATGACGCCTTCTCGTCTCGATTCACCGGCAGCCCGTCCGAACATGTCCCGACGGCTGCTCGGTGCAATGGTGGCGGCATTGTTGGCTGGCCAGGTACAGGCCGCCGACCTTCTCACTATTACCCGCGATGCTCTCGACAACAACTCGGATCTGGCGTCTGCACGTGCTACTACCAGTGGAACGGAAGAAAATCGCAACGTCGCTCGGGCCGACTTGTTGCCGCAGCTGACTGCCTCTGGTGAAGTGGCCTATAACAGTGTCTTCGAACAGCAGAGTCAGAAAGGTTTCAGCGGTACGGTGGGCGATGATCGCTACACCAGTTATGGCCTCAACCTTGAAGCGACGCAAGCGATCTACGATGCTCGCAACAGTCGTGAGGTAGGGGTTGCCGAGAAGCAGATCGACCAGCAGACCTATGTTCTGGCCGCTACCGAGCAGCAAGTATTGATCGACACGGCAACCGCATATTTCGACATCCTGCGGGCCAACGATATTCTCGATGCACGCCGTGCTCAGGAACGCGCCATTGGCCGTCAGTTAGAGCAGGTTCAGGAGCAGTTCGACGTGGGCCTGGTGGCCATCACCGATGTGGAAGAGGCACGTGCCACCTTTGACCAGTCACGGGCCGATCGCATTTCTGCCGAAAGCGATCTGCAGGTTGCCTTCGAAGCCCTCGAGCGCTTGACTGGCAAGCGTTACGACAGCATCGACAAGCTCCAGGACGAGTTGCCGATTGCCCTGCCGACGCCGAGCAGCCGTGATGCCTGGATCGACACGGCAATAGAAAGCAGTCCGGATTTGCTGGCGCAGAAGTCTGGTGTAGACGTGGCACGCGAGCAGGTCAGTGTGTCCAAGGCTGATCGTCTGCCGGTGGTATCAGGCTTCGTCAACTACTCCTACGCTGACGACGATCAAGACTATCTGGAAGATTACAACTCTACTGGTCAGGTTGGCGTCAATGCGTCCCTGCCTCTGTATACGGGCGGCCGTACCAGTGCTTCCATTCGTCAGAACACCTATAACCTCGAGTCCAGCCAGTACGACTTCGAGTCTCAGCGCCGCGAGACTATTCAGCAGGTACGGGCCCTATACACCCAGGTCAGCAACGATGTCTCTACCGTAGCGGCACGTCAGCAGACGATCGTCTCCTCCCAGAGTGCACTGGATGCGACGCGCGCAGGGTATGAGGTCGGCACTCGTAATATCGTCGATGTGTTGAGCGCCGAGCAGAACCTGTACAACGCCATCGCCAATTATGCCGATGCCCGCTACAGCTATGTGACCAATCTCCTCACGCTGCGCCGTCAGGCTGGTGTGCTGGATGAGGCGGCTATTGAGACCATCAACCAATACCTGCAGTCGAGTGGTCAGGTGACATTCACGCTGCCGGAGAATAATGGGGGCACTTACGACGCTGCCCTGGATATTGGTGAGCGCCCACAACTGGAACAATAA
- a CDS encoding alpha/beta fold hydrolase, translating to MDSLSMVTVRELEVAVRIWHPGAPRTVIAWHGLARHGGDFEDMARLLGPEWRILAPDTPGRGLSSWSLHPAHDYLYSHYETIAVSILDHFNLDKVSWIGTSMGGLLGMFLAASPRTQARIESLVLNDVGPELELDGLADLARYFTIPHRFSRLSQLETELRQHYASFGIQSDEAWQRMTLSSARRLPDGSWTFHYDPRIGEQFIHDTPRNTWADWDAIRCPLMVIRGAESRLISEDIVRRMAEHQPGLEVLVVPGCGHAPMLDRPEQVEPIRTFLDTPHPRATSAPPRTRWWHRLLGQNQPR from the coding sequence ATGGATAGCCTTAGCATGGTAACGGTGAGAGAGCTGGAAGTCGCAGTACGGATATGGCACCCGGGTGCCCCTCGCACCGTCATTGCCTGGCATGGCCTGGCTCGTCATGGCGGTGATTTCGAGGACATGGCCAGGCTGTTGGGGCCAGAGTGGCGCATCCTCGCCCCTGATACTCCTGGTCGCGGCTTGTCGAGCTGGTCGCTGCATCCTGCCCATGATTACCTCTATTCCCACTATGAGACCATTGCAGTATCCATACTGGATCACTTCAACCTAGACAAAGTGTCCTGGATTGGCACGTCGATGGGGGGATTGCTGGGTATGTTTCTGGCAGCCTCTCCCAGGACCCAGGCACGCATCGAAAGCCTGGTGCTGAATGACGTGGGGCCAGAACTGGAATTGGACGGCCTGGCCGACCTGGCCAGATATTTCACCATCCCCCATCGCTTCAGCCGATTGAGTCAGCTTGAGACAGAGTTGCGGCAACACTATGCCAGTTTCGGTATTCAAAGCGATGAAGCCTGGCAGCGCATGACCCTGAGCAGTGCCAGGCGCCTTCCTGATGGTAGCTGGACCTTTCACTACGATCCGCGAATAGGCGAGCAATTCATCCATGATACCCCCCGCAACACCTGGGCTGACTGGGATGCAATCCGTTGCCCATTGATGGTAATCCGTGGCGCCGAGTCCCGATTGATTTCCGAGGATATCGTACGCCGCATGGCTGAACATCAACCAGGACTCGAAGTCCTGGTCGTCCCTGGCTGTGGTCATGCACCGATGCTTGACCGACCAGAGCAAGTGGAACCTATTCGCACATTCCTCGACACGCCACATCCCCGGGCGACTTCTGCGCCACCTCGCACACGCTGGTGGCATCGTCTGTTAGGGCAAAATCAGCCCCGCTGA
- a CDS encoding YqfO family protein, with protein sequence MYKLAFFVPLENAEAVKEAVFATGAGRIGNYEACCFQTPGQGQFRPLTGATPHLGQVGSLEHVEELKVELVCADHLIIDAVTALKHAHPYEEPAYDVWRLEEI encoded by the coding sequence ATGTACAAGCTTGCCTTCTTTGTTCCACTGGAAAATGCTGAAGCAGTCAAGGAGGCCGTGTTTGCTACCGGCGCCGGACGTATCGGTAACTATGAAGCCTGTTGCTTCCAAACGCCAGGCCAGGGACAGTTCCGCCCACTGACAGGCGCCACTCCACACCTTGGACAGGTCGGCAGCCTGGAGCATGTCGAGGAACTGAAAGTGGAGCTTGTCTGTGCCGACCACCTGATCATCGATGCCGTGACAGCGCTGAAGCATGCCCACCCTTATGAAGAGCCTGCCTACGATGTCTGGCGCCTGGAGGAGATCTAG
- a CDS encoding NUDIX hydrolase gives MNYCSHCGQPVSFSIPEGDDRPRYVCRSCGTIHYQNPIIVAGTLPTSGSRVLLCKRAIEPRKGYWTLPAGFMENGETTLQAAARETQEEACAEVALENLYTLINLPHINQVFMIFRARLQGSFHPGPESLEVALFEEHEIPWDTLAFPTIERTLRHYFADRPQRDFPLHVSDITLEDRQRYFRGAAS, from the coding sequence ATGAACTACTGTAGCCACTGTGGCCAGCCGGTCAGCTTTAGCATTCCTGAAGGGGATGATCGCCCGCGTTATGTCTGCCGTTCCTGTGGCACTATCCATTATCAGAACCCGATCATTGTGGCCGGCACCTTGCCCACGAGTGGCAGTCGGGTGTTGCTGTGCAAACGTGCCATAGAGCCGCGCAAGGGCTACTGGACCCTACCTGCAGGGTTCATGGAAAACGGAGAGACCACACTACAGGCAGCAGCGCGAGAAACTCAGGAAGAAGCCTGCGCCGAGGTGGCACTGGAGAATCTCTATACGTTGATCAACCTGCCTCATATCAATCAGGTATTCATGATATTCCGTGCCAGGCTCCAGGGCAGTTTTCATCCCGGGCCCGAAAGTCTCGAAGTCGCCTTGTTCGAGGAACATGAAATCCCCTGGGATACCCTGGCCTTTCCGACGATCGAACGGACCTTGCGTCACTACTTCGCCGACCGGCCTCAGCGCGATTTTCCGTTACATGTCAGTGATATCACCTTGGAAGATCGGCAGCGCTATTTTCGAGGGGCAGCCTCCTGA
- a CDS encoding CoA pyrophosphatase, producing the protein MLETLRQRLQAHRPRRMHAKLAEAAVLVPIVDRPEPTLLFTLRASHLSTHSGQVAFPGGKREPQDDDLLVTALRESEEEIALPRHQVTVIGQLSDVLSLHGLKVTPFVGIIPPDLPLVADENELDAIFEVPLEHFLEDRRTHTDVIQRNGNKVYIPSYRIPAESGMDDYIIWGLSAMMLVELMSEGFGLSMSVLHRPEGKLRLVSN; encoded by the coding sequence ATGTTAGAAACCCTGCGCCAACGACTGCAAGCCCATCGGCCACGCCGCATGCATGCCAAGCTGGCGGAAGCGGCCGTACTCGTCCCTATCGTTGATCGTCCTGAACCGACATTGTTGTTTACCCTCCGGGCCAGTCACCTGTCGACCCATAGTGGCCAGGTGGCCTTTCCCGGTGGCAAACGCGAACCACAGGATGACGACCTGCTTGTCACTGCATTGCGCGAATCTGAAGAAGAGATCGCCCTGCCCCGCCATCAAGTGACGGTCATCGGCCAGTTGTCGGATGTGCTGTCGCTGCACGGCTTGAAAGTCACTCCCTTCGTCGGAATCATCCCCCCTGACTTGCCTCTGGTCGCCGACGAGAACGAGCTGGATGCCATCTTCGAGGTGCCACTTGAACATTTCCTCGAAGATCGGCGCACTCATACTGATGTGATCCAGCGCAACGGTAATAAGGTGTATATCCCCAGCTACCGGATTCCCGCCGAGTCAGGAATGGACGATTACATCATCTGGGGACTATCCGCCATGATGCTGGTAGAACTGATGTCCGAGGGGTTTGGATTATCCATGAGTGTTCTGCATCGTCCTGAGGGTAAACTACGGCTCGTTTCCAATTGA
- a CDS encoding 2OG-Fe(II) oxygenase encodes MNHSTGYPDACPLPAERINELIDALVEQGWYIGESLLDPQLCLALHQEVEIMHQQQELSQAGIGRGHDFELRRDIRGDAIHWLDRESLAQRRYLEAMGALQQSLNAALYLGLFEYEAHFAHYPVGAFYQRHLDSFRGRANRVVSTVGYLNPDWPDDGGGEMVIYDAQTPDREVARVIPRAGTFACFLSEQVPHEVLPARQPRSSIAGWFRRNASLGGVIDPAR; translated from the coding sequence ATGAACCACTCCACGGGCTATCCTGATGCATGCCCCTTGCCTGCTGAACGTATCAACGAGCTGATCGATGCCCTGGTGGAACAGGGCTGGTATATCGGTGAATCACTGCTCGACCCTCAGCTATGCCTGGCCCTGCACCAGGAAGTCGAGATCATGCACCAACAGCAGGAACTGTCCCAGGCAGGCATCGGTCGCGGCCATGACTTCGAACTGCGCCGTGATATCCGGGGTGATGCCATCCATTGGCTGGACCGCGAAAGCCTGGCCCAGCGCCGTTACCTGGAAGCCATGGGCGCGCTGCAGCAGTCGCTCAATGCCGCGCTGTACCTGGGGTTGTTCGAGTACGAGGCGCATTTCGCCCATTATCCTGTCGGCGCCTTTTACCAACGCCATCTGGACAGCTTCCGTGGGCGTGCCAATCGCGTCGTTTCCACCGTGGGCTATCTCAATCCGGACTGGCCTGATGATGGCGGAGGGGAGATGGTCATCTATGATGCCCAGACCCCTGACCGCGAGGTGGCACGAGTGATACCCAGGGCGGGCACTTTTGCCTGTTTCCTGTCTGAGCAGGTCCCCCACGAAGTGCTTCCCGCTCGACAGCCACGCAGCAGCATCGCTGGCTGGTTCCGACGCAATGCATCACTGGGCGGCGTCATCGATCCTGCTCGCTGA
- a CDS encoding sensor histidine kinase: protein MNESQRIRELEAEVAFLEAEKRHYQWLAESTTDMISRHDRNGVFLYASHAARDLLGYEPDELLGVSAYDLFHPDDLKALLSKSPLIYYYEGFYQQTYRFRAKNGHYVWFETTSRTRRDPSSGELLDVLCVSRDVSRRVIAEAESRRHQQYIAHANRLATLGELASNIAHECNQPLATMANYAHGALIQLEHSPEQPASNLAMPLTRISEQVERLSARLRHIRRFVRHGDIRPIPVAVNDVIEQACLLCQWQCHQQGVSLDRLIEPDLPATLADPIGLEQILVNLLLNSLEACQYEACRHVGNPGRIRVSARRASPGELHIEVADNGPGIPKEKRREIFAPFVSGHDNGPGMGLSISHSLAEAMGGSLTLVDSPEPVDSPEPNDSPEHEKPDNGGATFRVTLPFA from the coding sequence ATGAACGAGAGTCAGCGAATACGAGAACTGGAAGCCGAAGTGGCCTTCCTCGAAGCCGAGAAACGCCACTATCAGTGGTTGGCAGAAAGCACGACTGACATGATCTCCCGTCATGATCGCAATGGCGTGTTCTTGTACGCATCACATGCGGCCCGGGACCTCCTCGGCTACGAACCCGACGAGTTATTGGGCGTCTCTGCCTACGACCTCTTTCATCCAGATGACCTCAAGGCACTGTTGAGCAAGTCACCGCTCATCTACTACTACGAAGGCTTCTATCAACAGACTTACCGGTTTCGTGCCAAGAATGGGCATTATGTATGGTTCGAGACTACCAGCCGCACCCGCCGCGACCCCTCCAGCGGTGAGCTGCTCGATGTGCTGTGCGTTTCCCGGGATGTCAGCCGTCGCGTCATCGCCGAAGCTGAGTCGCGCCGCCACCAGCAATACATCGCGCATGCCAATCGTCTGGCAACACTGGGGGAACTGGCCAGCAACATTGCCCACGAGTGCAACCAGCCTCTTGCCACCATGGCCAACTATGCCCATGGCGCCTTGATACAGCTCGAGCACAGTCCGGAGCAACCCGCGTCGAACCTGGCCATGCCACTTACCCGGATCAGTGAGCAGGTCGAACGGCTGTCTGCGCGCCTGCGTCATATCCGCCGTTTTGTTCGCCATGGTGATATCCGCCCGATTCCCGTGGCCGTCAATGACGTCATCGAACAAGCTTGTCTGCTATGCCAATGGCAATGTCATCAACAAGGCGTCAGCCTTGATCGCCTGATTGAGCCGGACTTGCCAGCAACGCTGGCCGATCCTATCGGGCTGGAGCAGATCCTGGTCAACCTGCTGCTCAACAGCCTGGAAGCTTGCCAATATGAAGCCTGTCGCCATGTCGGCAATCCCGGCCGCATCCGTGTCAGCGCCAGACGAGCCTCACCAGGCGAGCTGCATATTGAAGTCGCCGATAACGGCCCCGGCATCCCCAAGGAAAAGCGCAGGGAGATCTTTGCCCCCTTCGTCAGCGGCCACGACAATGGCCCTGGCATGGGCCTTTCGATCAGCCACTCACTGGCCGAAGCCATGGGGGGTAGCCTTACCCTGGTAGACAGCCCTGAGCCAGTGGACAGCCCTGAGCCCAATGACAGCCCTGAGCATGAAAAGCCCGACAATGGTGGCGCCACCTTCCGAGTGACATTGCCTTTCGCATGA